The window GGCATTGCGCAACCCGCGACAGCGTTAGAAGATACCTTATCTGCCCAAATTGCAGCGGTGGATTTTGCCGTGTTTGATAGCTTCAATAAGTGCGCAGCCTCCGCTGAACTTAAGAAACACGCGGCGTTTTTCACTGAAGATGTGGAGTTTTACCACGACACAGGTGGCGTGACGTGGAACCGCAAGGACATGATCGCCAACACCGAAAAATACGCCTGTGGCCATTACCGCCGCGAGTTAGTTGCGGGCACGATGAAAGTGTTTCCGGTGAAAGAGTTTGGCGCAATAGAGCTAGGCGTTCACCGTTTTTGCAGCTTTGAAACCGGCAGCTGTGATGGTCTAGCCGACTTTGTCATTGTGTGGCGCAAACAGGGCGAACAGTGGAAAGCCACCCGAGTGCTGAGTTATGGGCACAGAACCGCTGAGGCCAAAACTGACTAAACCACGATACTAAAGCTAGCTTTTAACAAGAAACGAGTCCCTAACAAAATGCTAGCCTTTAACAAAATGCAGCAGTCGATTATTGGCGGGCATAGCCACATCTTGCTCGAGTGTTAAGCCTTGCTCGCTGGCTAAACTGCAAATCCATTCGATATCGCGAATGCCGCTGGCGGGATCGCGCTGTTTTAAAAAGGCATCGAATTGGCGATTGCTGTCACTGCTGAATTCGCCTTGGTAGTTGAAGGGGCCGTAAATGCACAGTGTTTTGAGTTGGGGGAGATACAGACCAAGACCAGTAAAAAGCGCTTCTACCATGTTTTTGCTCATAATATGCAAAGTGTTCGCAGTAAATACGCCATCAATATCAGGTGTTAATCCCTCCACCGGCCATGGCGCGGTAACATCAAGGATAAGCGGTAAAGCTAGATTTGCCCCAGCATTGAATAGCCCGCCTTCTTGCTCGCATCTTGCGCTAATGCCACCAATATATTCTGCTTGATCGCTGGTTTGCCAGATTAAATGGGGAAGATTTGCTGCAAAAAATACGGCATGTTGGCCAGTGCCACTGCCGATTTCGAGCACATGTTGGTTGAGTGAGAATGCTTGCGTTAATACGGCTAAAATCGGCGCTTTGTTGTTTTCGCACGCTTGGGAAAACGGCAGTTGGCTAAGTGGCTGGACAATTGGCAATCGTGGCATAATGGACTCTAGGTTGCTGAGATTAAAAGAGGATGACGCCGCACAAGCCTATCTTAAACCAGCAAAAAGCATAAGGCTTAAAAGATAAAATGAGCCACGCCTTAATATTCGGCGCCTAAGCTCATATTCTTAATCTCTGGCTCCTTAATCTCTAGCTCCATAATCACAGGGGCCGGCATTTCAGATACTTTCATCTCAAGCTTTTCCATTTCAGGCTCGTCAAGCAGGAGCCAGCCCAACTCCCTTTGTTATGTCCAGCAAGCGGTTAATCCAATCCACTATTGACCTCGATCTCAACTCAGATATACTCTCAAATTCTGAACGCTTGTAAAAAATATAAAACAACCGTTGGGGGGACGTGTTAACACTCGCGCCTATAAACTAAGACTCAACACCCATTACCAGCACACAGCTTTTAGTACTTAACGTTCAACACTCAACTTTTAATATTTAACTTTTAACACTTAACTTTCAACATCAAGGAATGACTATGCCAGCAGAGCGTTGCGCCTCCTACTACAAT of the Shewanella baltica genome contains:
- a CDS encoding nuclear transport factor 2 family protein codes for the protein MNPAFYSLATVAVLTLSLATTEPAVATDAPTLAKAASDKTAEASHAGIAQPATALEDTLSAQIAAVDFAVFDSFNKCAASAELKKHAAFFTEDVEFYHDTGGVTWNRKDMIANTEKYACGHYRRELVAGTMKVFPVKEFGAIELGVHRFCSFETGSCDGLADFVIVWRKQGEQWKATRVLSYGHRTAEAKTD
- a CDS encoding DUF938 domain-containing protein, whose amino-acid sequence is MPRLPIVQPLSQLPFSQACENNKAPILAVLTQAFSLNQHVLEIGSGTGQHAVFFAANLPHLIWQTSDQAEYIGGISARCEQEGGLFNAGANLALPLILDVTAPWPVEGLTPDIDGVFTANTLHIMSKNMVEALFTGLGLYLPQLKTLCIYGPFNYQGEFSSDSNRQFDAFLKQRDPASGIRDIEWICSLASEQGLTLEQDVAMPANNRLLHFVKG